In the genome of Cryptomeria japonica chromosome 8, Sugi_1.0, whole genome shotgun sequence, one region contains:
- the LOC131052559 gene encoding uclacyanin 1-like, translating to MAPSASTYCLIFMVMGFTFMNMMGCSVEQHVVGNDRGWDPASNFKGWASRKIFHDGDNLWFAYASSQQSVLELKSREEFENCDVSNPIKLYDGGLDVVPLIEMGDRYFTSGNAKDYQCGMKVHINFLSDGLDNGQSDNFDVVSDGLDNVAKDLGLDLLLDGMEHYIAASTSDDSMEEGAIKEVIVEGPTSSRRQLSDCPPSILINLTLSICGTIITMLIYAML from the exons ATGGCTCCAAGTGCATCTACTTATTGCTTGATCTTCATGGTGATGGGATTCACTTTCATGAATATGATGGGGTGTTCAGTAGAACAACATGTGGTGGGGAACGACAGAGGATGGGATCCTGCCTCAAATTTCAAAGGATGGGCTTCCCGCAAGATCTTCCATGATGGAGATAATCTCT GGTTTGCTTATGCTTCCTCTCAACAAAGCGTATTGGAGCTAAAGAGTCGAGAAGAGTTTGAGAATTGTGATGTGAGCAATCCAATCAAGCTATATGATGGAGGGCTTGATGTAGTCCCACTCATTGAAATGGGTGACAGATATTTTACCAGTGGAAATGCAAAAGACTATCAATGTGGAATGAAAGTGCACATTAATTTTTTATCTGATGGACTCGACAATGGCCAATCTGACAATTTCGATGTAGTTTCAGATGGGCTTGACAATGTGGCCAAAGATTTGGGTTTAGATTTATTATTAGATGGAATGGAGCATTATATTGCTGCTTCTACTAGTGATGATTCGATGGAGGAGGGGGCAATAAAGGAGGTAATTGTTGAAGGGCCCACATCATCACGAAGGCAATTATCTGATTGCCCTCCATCAATTCTcataaacctcacactctccatttGTGGTACTATTATCACCATGCTTATCTATGCCATGCTTTAG